Within the Aeromicrobium sp. Root236 genome, the region GGCCGAGGTCGACGGGCCGGACGCCGGGCTGCGCATCGTCGAGGAGCTCGACCTCGACGGGTTCGCTTTGTTCCACGCGATCCGGGCCGACCTGCTGCGACGTGCCGGACGTACGGACGAGGCCGTGACGGCGTACGACCGGGCGATCGAGCTGAACGAGAACGCGGTGGAACGCGCGTTCCTGGCCGATCGGCGCGACGCGTTGCGCCCCTAATATGAGTGCATGACGAAGCCCCGGATCTTCCTCGGTTCCTCCGGCAAGCAGGCCAAGCTCCTGCAGTCCCTGACCCGCGGGCTCGAGGACGTCGCCGACGTCGAGCCGTGGACCACGACGTTCAACCCGGGCACCTCGACGCTCGAGCGACTTGTCGAGCTGACGCACGAGGTCGACTTCGCGGCGTTCGTGTTCGCCCAGGACGACTGGACGACGAACGAGCAGGCAACGACCGACCCCGACGCCCCCGCGCAGGCCTCGCCTCGCGACAACGTCGTGTTCGAGGCCGGGCTCTTCGGCGGCGTCCTCGGCATGCGGCGGACGTTCATCCTGCACGCCAACGGCGCCAAGCTGCCCAGCGACCTGCTCGGGCTGACGTGCGTCCGCTACGACACACCGACGACGCCCGCCGAGACCAAGGCCATCAACCAGAAGCTGCGCAAGGCCATCGAGGCCGAGGGACGGCTCGCCGCGATCGAGGGCCTGTGGTGGCAGTTCTCCCTGACCGCGCGCAGCGAGCACGAGCCCTCCGCGATCAGCCTGCTGCGGATCACCCGCGACCGT harbors:
- a CDS encoding TIR domain-containing protein, with product MTKPRIFLGSSGKQAKLLQSLTRGLEDVADVEPWTTTFNPGTSTLERLVELTHEVDFAAFVFAQDDWTTNEQATTDPDAPAQASPRDNVVFEAGLFGGVLGMRRTFILHANGAKLPSDLLGLTCVRYDTPTTPAETKAINQKLRKAIEAEGRLAAIEGLWWQFSLTARSEHEPSAISLLRITRDRSGALEVKGDSWQEDGTLSARYWSEAAREKADPSGVRYFWKGERPRDPNAPQLEGAGEIHLESADRATGFWTTRSSTDATLNMRTSGVYVRADAADLAVLSGTDVAQRAALIAQRLEEWKSIATS